In Monodelphis domestica isolate mMonDom1 chromosome 4, mMonDom1.pri, whole genome shotgun sequence, one DNA window encodes the following:
- the ROBO3 gene encoding roundabout homolog 3 isoform X3, which produces MMSHTLKSDAGMYVCVASNVAGERDSGAAELVVFERPSFLRRPVNQVVLADTPADFPCEVQGDPPPHLRWRKEEGELPIGRYEIGSDYSLRIGRVNAEDEGTYTCVAENSVGRAEASGSLSVHVPPQLVTQPQDQIAVPGDTVTFQCETKGNPPPAIFWQKEGSQILLFPSQPSQSTGRFTVSPSGQLNITEVQSGDAGYYVCQAVSVAGSILARALLQVKDVFLDGFPPIILHGPSNQTVVSGSAVWLPCKVTGNPEPSVQWLKDGQELNSGDLRLNLLANGTLHITNLQEGDLGIYSCVAKNSKGQAIWNGWLRIHDSVVGSTGLPPEPSGPPGSPSQPVVIEVTKNSITLTWKPSPQAGRSPVTSYVIEAFSQASGNTWKTVADGVQLETHTITGLQPNTIYLFLVRAAGIWGLSEPSPVSEPVQTQDSGPSRPVEDPWQGQQDLADVVVQLQEPLFLSPTSLKVSWTVDGQSQLVWGFRVFWRAVGSGGWTVLDTGSSGQQSAVLTELPAGVRIQIKVQPYSREGPGPESAVLTRSTPEEAPSGPPQAVTVALGGDGNSSITVSWEPPLPTQQNGIIQQYQIWCLGNESRFHVNQSAEGWARSAVLRGLLPGLLYRAQVAAATSAGVGVASPPVLVHLPLPRDPEPGPGLEMGLGLAERLARVLREPAFIAGGGAACGALLLGLCAALYRRRRLRKELSHYNASFAYTPAVSFPHTEGLSRASSRPPMGLGPAPYPWLADSWPHPPRSPTAQESRGSCCPSNPDPDDRYYNEAGISLYLAQTARGATAPGEGPIYSTIDPEGEELQTFHGGFPAQSPEDPGAWTTQYALPEWSQDDSDLRGGKLKILGKPVQTPSLSWPEPLPPPPPSCELSCLEGAEEELEHSSEHDEWCPPLPERSRLEESNLSKDCRASPSHGNIPSPTPSYGDQSTATLTPSPPEPSQPPTEIVCIHHTPRRVPAGASPPLSLSQSSLSGLEGGPVSLSASPMPPRHLSPSPVPTTTTTSVRARLPPREMASSPPGPRARTRKKSKATPYRKDRSPGDLPPPPLPPPEEEASWALGLPPMGNISSMERERRGEKRMVRVAPPGSHHASHPDEEAWLPYSRPSFLPRSQGASACSTAGSNSSRGSSSSRGSRGPGRSRRPGGEHREVKLGTERGGKGPGEVNAKR; this is translated from the exons ATGATGTCACACACACTCAAGAGTGATGCTGGGATGTATGTATGTGTGGCCTCCAATGTGGCAGGAGAACGTGATAGTGGGGCAGCTGAACTTGTGGTTTTTG AGCGCCCCTCCTTCCTGCGCAGGCCTGTGAACCAGGTGGTCCTGGCTGATACCCCTGCTGACTTCCCATGTGAGGTGCAGGGGGATCCTCCACCACATCTGCGTTGGCGCAAGGAGGAGGGGGAGTTGCCTATAGGCAG GTATGAGATTGGGAGTGACTACAGTCTTCGGATCGGGAGGGTGAATGCAGAAGATGAGGGAACTTATACCTGTGTGGCCGAGAACAGCGTGGGCCGAGCTGAGGCCTCTGGCTCCCTCAGTGTCCATG tCCCACCACAGCTAGTGACACAGCCACAGGACCAGATAGCAGTTCCAGGAGATACTGTGACTTTCCAATGTGAGACCAAGGGGAATCCTCCACCTGCTATCTTCTGGCAGAAAGAAGGTAGTCAG ATTCTGCTCTTCCCTAGTCAGCCCTCCCAGTCCACAGGGCGTTTCACTGTCTCCCCAAGTGGTCAGCTCAACATCACTGAAGTACAAAGTGGGGATGCCGGTTACTACGTGTGCCAGGCAGTCAGCGTTGCTGGCAGTATTCTGGCCAGGGCCTTGCTGCAGGTGAAGGATG ttttcctGGATGGTTTTCCTCCCATTATCCTTCATGGGCCATCAAATCAGACTGTGGTGTCGGGCTCTGCTGTGTGGCTGCCATGCAAAGTGACTGGGAACCCTGAGCCCAGTGTTCAGTGGTTGAAGGATGGGCAGGAGCTGAACAGTGGAGACCTGAGACTCAATCTTTTGGCTAATGGCACCTTGCATATCACCAACTTGCAG GAGGGTGATTTGGGGATCTATAGCTGTGTGGCCAAGAATTCCAAAGGGCAGGCCATATGGAATGGTTGGCTAAGGATACATG ATAGTGTGGTTGGGTCCACAGGACTCCCTCCTGAGCCCAGTGGTCCCCCTGGGTCTCCCTCTCAGCCAGTGGTTATTGAAGTCACCAAGAACAGCATCACCCTAACCTGGAAGCCCAGCCCACAGGCTGGAAGGTCACCTGTTACATCATATGTAATAGAGGCCTTCAG CCAGGCATCTGGTAACACTTGGAAAACGGTAGCAGATGGTGTACAACTAGAGACACATACCATCACTGGTCTGCAGCCCAACACTATCTACCTGTTCCTGGTTCGAGCAGCAGGGATTTGGGGTCTCAGTGAACCTagtcctgtctctgagcctgtcCAAACTCAGG ACAGTGGCCCCTCCAGGCCAGTTGAGGATCCATGGCAAGGGCAGCAAGATCTGGCTGATGTGGTTGTTCAACTACAGGAGCCCCTTTTCCTGAGTCCCACATCCTTGAAGGTGTCCTGGACT GTGGATGGCCAATCTCAGTTGGTGTGGGGCTTCCGGGTATTTTGGAGGGCAGTAGGCTCAGGTGGTTGGACAGTTCTGGACACAGGATCCTCAGGCCAGCAGAGTGCTGTGCTGACGGAACTTCCAGCAGGTGTACGGATCCAGATCAAGGTGCAGCCCTACAGCAGGGAGGGACCAGGGCCTGAAAGTGCTGTTCTAACAAGGAGCACCCCTGAGGAGG CCCCCAGTGGGCCCCCCCAGGCAGTGACAGTAGCCTTGGGGGGTGATGGCAACAGCAGCATCACAGTTTCCTGGGAGCCTCCTCTCCCCACTCAGCAAAATGGAATCATCCAGCAATACCAG ATTTGGTGCCTGGGCAATGAAAGCCGCTTCCATGTAAACCAATCAGCTGAAGGCTGGGCACGGTCTGCAGTGCTTCGAGGGCTACTCCCAGGGCTCCTTTACAGAGCCCAGGTCGCTGCGGCCACCAGTGCTGGTGTGGGCGTGGCCAGCCCCCCAGTGCTGGTACACCTCC CTCTCCCAAGGGATCCAGAACCAGGGCCCGGCCTCGAGATGGGTCTAGGGCTTGCCGAGCGCCTGGCAAGGGTGCTTCGGGAGCCAGCCTTTATTGCCGGAGGCGGAGCAGCCTGTGGGGCGCTTCTCCTTGGACTCTGCGCTGCCCTGTATCGGCGTCGGAGACTGCGCAAGGAGCTCAGCCACTACAATG CCTCCTTTGCCTACACACCAGCAG TCTCCTTCCCCCACACTGAGGGCCTCTCCCGAGCCAGCTCCAG gCCTCCCATGGGCCTTGGCCCAGCCCCATATCCTTGGCTAGCAGACTCTTGGCCTCATCCACCTCGAAGTCCTACAGCTCAAGAATCAAGGGGAAGCTGCTGCCCTAGCAATCCTGACCCAGATGACAGATACTACAATG AGGCAGGGATCTCCCTATACTTGGCTCAGACAGCCCGAGGAGCCACGGCCCCAGGGGAGGGGCCCATCTATAGTACCATTGACCCAGAGGGTGAGGAGCTTCAAACCTTCCATGGGGGCTTCCCTGCTCAATCCCCTGAGGATCCAGGGGCCTGGACCACACAATATGCTCTACCAGAATGGAGCCAGGATGACAGTG acCTCCGAGGTGGGAAATTAAAGATCCTGGGAAAACCTGTACAGACCCCCTCTCTGAGCTGGCCTGAACCACTCCCTCCACCACCCCCTTCCTGTGAGTTAAGCTGCTTGGAGGGGGCTGAGGAAGAGCTAGAGCACAG TTCAGAACATGATGAGTGGTGCCCACCTTTGCCTGAAAGAAGTCGTCTGGAAGAGTCCAACCTAAGCAAAGACTGCAGGGCCTCCCCCTCCCATGGGAATATTCCCTCTCCCACTCCTTCTTATGGAGATCAATCCACAGCGACCCTTACCCCCTCACCCCCTGAGCCATCACAGCCCCCCACTGAAATTGTCTGTATCCACCATACACCCAG GCGAGTGCCCGCTGGAGCAAGTCCTCCTCTCAGCCTATCCCAGTCCAGCTTGAGTGGCCTCGAAGGAGGACCTGTTAGCCTGAGTGCCAGTCCAATGCCCCCTCGGCACCTTAGTCCCAGCCCTGTccctaccactaccaccacttcAG TTAGAGCCAGACTACCACCTAGAGAGATGGCTTCCTCACCCCCAGGACCCCGTGCACGAACTCGGAAGAAATCCAAAGCTACTCCTTACAGGAAGGATCGGAGTCCAGGAG ATTTGCCCCCACCACCCCTTCCTCCACCAGAAGAGGAGGCTAGCTGGGCTTTAGGGCTTCCACCAATGGGAAATATCTCCTCTATGGAacgagagaggagaggggagaaaagaatggTTCGAGTTGCACCCCCAGGGAGTCATCATGCCTCTCACCCTGATG AGGAAGCCTGGCTTCCATATAGCAGACCCAGTTTTTTGCCCCGAAGCCAGGGGGCTAGTGCCTGTTCCACTGCTGGTAGTAACTCCTCCAGAGGCTCCAGTAGTTCCCGGGGCTCAAGAGGTCCTGGTCGGAGCCGTCGCCCCGGAGGGGAGCATCGAGAAGTAAAGTTGGGgacagaaagaggaggaaaaggccCAGGGGAGGTAAATGCTAAGAGGTGA